In one window of Oryzias melastigma strain HK-1 linkage group LG5, ASM292280v2, whole genome shotgun sequence DNA:
- the patz1 gene encoding POZ-, AT hook-, and zinc finger-containing protein 1 isoform X2 → MEKVAEPSWTSSYTYQVSKHSAEMLHNLNIQRKDGGRFCDVILRVGEESFPAHKAVLAACSEYFETVFSRQTDGDGDAKELEMHTISPKVFKDILDFAYTSKIVVRLECFPELMTAAKFLLMRSVIEICQEVIKQSNVQILVPTTRGGDASLFQASGAIELGFPVPHQDLVNGAEMLLNGQSFAGSAHMHAGDHGDPAAVMLQDGGESSVPMLEPVEGLSVSPSTEITAHPDAGSPGSKRGRGRPKKESLHFNHNNQKHGELFPCGACGKAFTEASRLKNHEAQHGASSGGMNSLTDSLSAAGGFSLLSLENSIQLPGGLALDNGRKRERTRRHVGCEICGKVFRDVYHLNRHKLSHSGEKPYACPVCGLRFKRKDRMSYHVRSHDGSVGKPYVCQSCGKGFSRPDHLNGHIKQVHTTERPHKCQICNASFATRDRLRSHLACHEDKIPCKVCGKFLRAAYMTDHLKKHSEGTHNYCGICNKDGQEDDRKCPHLDSEESDASFREMSNGDELKSPHKSDGPEQDMSSLDCNGAPAGLLASPDGSKSKAEPEKRFSCEICGQAFRTKSYLNKHQHRVHKAQRTHGVSGSGLSDMASSLTSPFSLQQNMSLLESFGFQIVQSAFASSLVDAEAGQSGIDFGGK, encoded by the exons ATGGAGAAAGTAGCAGAGCCGTCTTGGACTTCTTCCTACACCTATCAGGTGAGCAAGCACAGTGCGGAGATGCTACACAACCTCAACATTCAGAGGAAAGATGGAGGCAGGTTCTGCGATGTGATCCTACGCGTCGGAGAGGAGAGCTTCCCCGCGCACAAAGCGGTGCTGGCCGCGTGCAGCGAGTATTTCGAGACGGTGTTCAGCCGCCAGACGGACGGTGATGGGGACGCCAAGGAGCTGGAGATGCACACGATTAGCCCCAAAGTTTTTAAGGATATCCTGGACTTCGCGTACACCTCCAAGATCGTCGTTCGCTTGGAGTGTTTCCCGGAGCTGATGACAGCCGCCAAGTTTCTGCTGATGCGGTCGGTCATCGAGATCTGCCAGGAGGTGATCAAGCAGTCCAACGTGCAGATTCTCGTCCCGACCACCCGGGGAGGAGACGCCAGCCTCTTCCAAGCCAGCGGGGCGATCGAGCTGGGCTTCCCGGTGCCTCACCAGGATCTGGTGAACGGAGCGGAAATGCTCTTGAACGGTCAGAGTTTTGCCGGCAGCGCGCACATGCATGCGGGGGACCACGGCGACCCAGCAGCCGTGATGCTGCAGGACGGGGGCGAGTCCTCGGTGCCCATGCTGGAGCCCGTGGAGGGACTCTCCGTCTCCCCATCAACGGAGATAACGGCGCATCCCGACGCTGGCTCCCCGGGATcgaagagggggagggggcgACCAAAGAAAGAAAGTCTTCATTTCAACCACAACAATCAGAAACACGGCGAGCTGTTTCCTTGCGGGGCGTGCGGGAAAGCCTTCACGGAGGCGTCGCGTTTGAAGAACCACGAAGCGCAGCACGGAGCCTCGTCCGGGGGCATGAACAGCCTGACTGACAGCCTGTCAGCCGCGGGGGGGTTCTCCTTACTGTCACTGGAAAACAGCATCCAGCTCCCGGGGGGCTTGGCGCTGGACAACGGGCGCAAACGGGAGAGGACCAGGCGGCACGTGGGCTGTGAGATTTGCGGGAAGGTGTTCCGTGACGTGTACCACCTGAACCGGCACAAGCTCTCGCATTCCGGCGAGAAGCCGTACGCGTGTCCCGTGTGTGGGCTGCGGTTCAAACGCAAGGACAGGATGTCGTACCACGTCAGGTCCCACGACGGCTCCGTGGGCAAACCGTACGTGTGCCAAAGCTGCGGGAAAGGATTCTCGAG acCAGACCATCTGAATGGGCATATCAAGCAAGTACACACAACAGAGAGACCCCACAAGTGCCAG attTGCAATGCCTCCTTTGCAACAAGAGATCGCCTTCGCTCACACCTTGCTTGCCACGAGGACAAAATCCCCTGTAAAGTTTGTGGAAAGTTCCTGCGAGCTGCCTACATGACGGACCACCTCAAGAAACACAGCGAAGGAACTCACAACTACTGTGGCATTTGCAATAAAG ACGGACAGGAAGATGACAGGAAATGCCCTCATCTGGATTCAGAGGAATCCGACGCCTCCTTCAGGGAAATGTCCAACGGCGACGAGTTAAAATCTCCCCACAAATCCGACGGACCCGAGCAGGACATGTCCTCTTTAGACTGCAACGGCGCTCCCGCGGGGCTGCTGGCGTCTCCGGACGGCTCCAAATCCAAGGCGGAGCCCGAGAAGAGGTTCAGCTGCGAAATCTGCGGACAGGCTTTCCGCACCAAGTCCTACCTCAACAAGCACCAGCACAGAGTTCACAAAGCCCAGAGGACCCACGGGGTCTCGGGGTCCGGGCTGAGTGACATGGCCTCCTCTCTGACTTCTCCGTTCTCCCTTCAGCAGAACATGTCGCTCCTGGAGTCCTTCGGCTTTCAGATAGTCCAGTCCGCGTTCGCCTCCTCGCTCGTGGACGCCGAGGCGGGCCAGAGTGGCATCGACTTTGGAGGAAAGTGA
- the patz1 gene encoding POZ-, AT hook-, and zinc finger-containing protein 1 isoform X1 — protein sequence MEKVAEPSWTSSYTYQVSKHSAEMLHNLNIQRKDGGRFCDVILRVGEESFPAHKAVLAACSEYFETVFSRQTDGDGDAKELEMHTISPKVFKDILDFAYTSKIVVRLECFPELMTAAKFLLMRSVIEICQEVIKQSNVQILVPTTRGGDASLFQASGAIELGFPVPHQDLVNGAEMLLNGQSFAGSAHMHAGDHGDPAAVMLQDGGESSVPMLEPVEGLSVSPSTEITAHPDAGSPGSKRGRGRPKKESLHFNHNNQKHGELFPCGACGKAFTEASRLKNHEAQHGASSGGMNSLTDSLSAAGGFSLLSLENSIQLPGGLALDNGRKRERTRRHVGCEICGKVFRDVYHLNRHKLSHSGEKPYACPVCGLRFKRKDRMSYHVRSHDGSVGKPYVCQSCGKGFSRPDHLNGHIKQVHTTERPHKCQICNASFATRDRLRSHLACHEDKIPCKVCGKFLRAAYMTDHLKKHSEGTHNYCGICNKGFSTASYLKVHIKTHHGSLLSPTATMHTFPEPRGDLQMHSGTPYFMGHQCSVEDGQEDDRKCPHLDSEESDASFREMSNGDELKSPHKSDGPEQDMSSLDCNGAPAGLLASPDGSKSKAEPEKRFSCEICGQAFRTKSYLNKHQHRVHKAQRTHGVSGSGLSDMASSLTSPFSLQQNMSLLESFGFQIVQSAFASSLVDAEAGQSGIDFGGK from the exons ATGGAGAAAGTAGCAGAGCCGTCTTGGACTTCTTCCTACACCTATCAGGTGAGCAAGCACAGTGCGGAGATGCTACACAACCTCAACATTCAGAGGAAAGATGGAGGCAGGTTCTGCGATGTGATCCTACGCGTCGGAGAGGAGAGCTTCCCCGCGCACAAAGCGGTGCTGGCCGCGTGCAGCGAGTATTTCGAGACGGTGTTCAGCCGCCAGACGGACGGTGATGGGGACGCCAAGGAGCTGGAGATGCACACGATTAGCCCCAAAGTTTTTAAGGATATCCTGGACTTCGCGTACACCTCCAAGATCGTCGTTCGCTTGGAGTGTTTCCCGGAGCTGATGACAGCCGCCAAGTTTCTGCTGATGCGGTCGGTCATCGAGATCTGCCAGGAGGTGATCAAGCAGTCCAACGTGCAGATTCTCGTCCCGACCACCCGGGGAGGAGACGCCAGCCTCTTCCAAGCCAGCGGGGCGATCGAGCTGGGCTTCCCGGTGCCTCACCAGGATCTGGTGAACGGAGCGGAAATGCTCTTGAACGGTCAGAGTTTTGCCGGCAGCGCGCACATGCATGCGGGGGACCACGGCGACCCAGCAGCCGTGATGCTGCAGGACGGGGGCGAGTCCTCGGTGCCCATGCTGGAGCCCGTGGAGGGACTCTCCGTCTCCCCATCAACGGAGATAACGGCGCATCCCGACGCTGGCTCCCCGGGATcgaagagggggagggggcgACCAAAGAAAGAAAGTCTTCATTTCAACCACAACAATCAGAAACACGGCGAGCTGTTTCCTTGCGGGGCGTGCGGGAAAGCCTTCACGGAGGCGTCGCGTTTGAAGAACCACGAAGCGCAGCACGGAGCCTCGTCCGGGGGCATGAACAGCCTGACTGACAGCCTGTCAGCCGCGGGGGGGTTCTCCTTACTGTCACTGGAAAACAGCATCCAGCTCCCGGGGGGCTTGGCGCTGGACAACGGGCGCAAACGGGAGAGGACCAGGCGGCACGTGGGCTGTGAGATTTGCGGGAAGGTGTTCCGTGACGTGTACCACCTGAACCGGCACAAGCTCTCGCATTCCGGCGAGAAGCCGTACGCGTGTCCCGTGTGTGGGCTGCGGTTCAAACGCAAGGACAGGATGTCGTACCACGTCAGGTCCCACGACGGCTCCGTGGGCAAACCGTACGTGTGCCAAAGCTGCGGGAAAGGATTCTCGAG acCAGACCATCTGAATGGGCATATCAAGCAAGTACACACAACAGAGAGACCCCACAAGTGCCAG attTGCAATGCCTCCTTTGCAACAAGAGATCGCCTTCGCTCACACCTTGCTTGCCACGAGGACAAAATCCCCTGTAAAGTTTGTGGAAAGTTCCTGCGAGCTGCCTACATGACGGACCACCTCAAGAAACACAGCGAAGGAACTCACAACTACTGTGGCATTTGCAATAAAG GTTTCTCCACTGCATCCTACCTTAAGGTGCACATAAAGACACACCACGGCTCCCTTCTTTCCCCCACTGCCACAATGCACACCTTCCCTGAGCCAAGGGGGGATCTGCAGATGCACAGCGGCACCCCTTACTTCATGGGACACCAGTGCTCAGTGGAAG ACGGACAGGAAGATGACAGGAAATGCCCTCATCTGGATTCAGAGGAATCCGACGCCTCCTTCAGGGAAATGTCCAACGGCGACGAGTTAAAATCTCCCCACAAATCCGACGGACCCGAGCAGGACATGTCCTCTTTAGACTGCAACGGCGCTCCCGCGGGGCTGCTGGCGTCTCCGGACGGCTCCAAATCCAAGGCGGAGCCCGAGAAGAGGTTCAGCTGCGAAATCTGCGGACAGGCTTTCCGCACCAAGTCCTACCTCAACAAGCACCAGCACAGAGTTCACAAAGCCCAGAGGACCCACGGGGTCTCGGGGTCCGGGCTGAGTGACATGGCCTCCTCTCTGACTTCTCCGTTCTCCCTTCAGCAGAACATGTCGCTCCTGGAGTCCTTCGGCTTTCAGATAGTCCAGTCCGCGTTCGCCTCCTCGCTCGTGGACGCCGAGGCGGGCCAGAGTGGCATCGACTTTGGAGGAAAGTGA